From Selenihalanaerobacter shriftii, a single genomic window includes:
- the lexA gene encoding transcriptional repressor LexA, which translates to MEELSKRQQQILTFIMKEINQKGYPPSVREIAKAVGLSSPSTVHSHLKTLEEKEYIRKDPTKPRAIEVLYEPADLNKTNKELVNIPIVGNVTAGEPILAIENIEDTFPLPIEYISDTSDELFILTVEGNSMIEAGILDGDYVIVKQQNTAKNRDIVVALLDEEATVKSFFKEDEHIRLQPENKTMEPIIVSNVKILGKVIGVYRNL; encoded by the coding sequence ATGGAAGAACTATCTAAGCGACAACAACAAATTTTAACTTTTATAATGAAAGAGATAAATCAGAAAGGATATCCACCGTCTGTACGTGAAATAGCTAAGGCAGTAGGATTAAGCTCTCCCTCTACTGTTCATTCCCATCTTAAAACTTTAGAAGAAAAAGAATATATTCGTAAAGACCCTACTAAACCAAGAGCAATTGAGGTTTTATATGAACCTGCAGATTTAAATAAAACCAATAAAGAGTTAGTTAATATTCCTATAGTTGGTAATGTGACTGCTGGAGAGCCTATTCTAGCTATTGAAAATATCGAAGATACATTTCCACTTCCTATTGAATATATTAGTGACACTAGTGATGAATTATTTATACTTACTGTTGAAGGTAATAGTATGATTGAAGCTGGAATCTTAGATGGAGATTATGTAATTGTTAAACAACAAAATACTGCTAAAAATAGAGATATTGTAGTAGCTTTATTAGATGAAGAAGCTACTGTAAAGAGCTTTTTCAAAGAAGACGAACATATTCGTTTGCAACCTGAGAATAAAACCATGGAGCCAATTATAGTTTCTAATGTAAAGATTTTAGGAAAAGTAATCGGAGTTTATAGAAATTTGTAA
- a CDS encoding LysM peptidoglycan-binding domain-containing protein, whose amino-acid sequence MKDYAVNCYPRSKQNKNSKRGILNLGLVLIICTVMFLLISNTVVSTGTIHMKKIKVKPGDSLWIIAKAHYSSKIDVRKKIYQIKKINNLTNANIQPGQIIEIPQNK is encoded by the coding sequence ATGAAGGATTATGCTGTTAATTGTTATCCGCGTTCTAAACAGAATAAAAATTCAAAAAGGGGAATTTTGAATTTAGGACTAGTTTTAATTATTTGTACAGTTATGTTTTTGCTTATAAGTAATACAGTTGTAAGTACTGGAACTATACATATGAAAAAGATAAAAGTTAAACCTGGAGATTCACTATGGATAATAGCTAAAGCACATTATTCTTCAAAAATAGATGTTAGAAAGAAAATTTATCAAATTAAAAAAATCAATAACTTAACTAATGCTAATATCCAACCCGGCCAAATAATTGAAATTCCTCAAAATAAGTAA